Genomic window (Vigna radiata var. radiata cultivar VC1973A chromosome 1, Vradiata_ver6, whole genome shotgun sequence):
CTATCCATCTTCTGTATGTCCTCAACCTGCAAAAATAATGAGTCtacaaaatttagaataatcTCAATATTTCCAACACTTACAAAACATAATGAGCATGGTACATTGATATCAAtaacatattttaccatgattaaTAAGTCAAAAATCCTTTTTTCATCAGAAAGGCAAGTATCAATTATCACcataatttttgtgttttttgtcaCAAGCACACTATAGTTTCTAAAACCTTGATGCACAATTATAGTCATCTACTCTGAAGCCAACTCAAGCATATATTTGTATTAGTTTGGTTAATAATGAGCATGCTACATTGATATCAATAacacatattttaccatgattaaTAAGTCAAATATCCTTTTTTCATCAGAAAGGCACGTATCAATTATCACCctaatttttgtgttttatgtcACAAGCACGCTATAGTTTCTAAATCCTTGATGCACAATTATAGTCATCTACTCTGAAGCCAACTCATGCATATATTTGTATTAGTTTGGTTAATCCCTCTGACCTCTATAAATGTACCTTATCCACATACCATGTGCATCCAAACCAACAGGTAAGTTACCAGAGTACATGTTTATCCTTCTTTTCATATGATATAACAAGTGCAATATTTCTTGTCAGAGAAACTGTCTCTCGGCCCAAAATACAAGTAGACACACATAATAATTTGTCTCACACTGCACCAACTGCATAGCTTGTTTTCCACCAATTGTTATTGATACAATTGTAGAGTAATTGGAAAACCAAATAACCTAGGCATTGGAACAGGTACATCAGAGTTCAAGAAATGGATTAATTTGTACCTTCCCGGTGTGAAGGGAAACTTTGCGGACAGAGGactgaaacaagaaataattaaaatgttaaaatacaatatttcacaGTAAAAGCAATATTAGTTGTAGGCATATAAAACAAAGATTAGAatgtaattagaaaataaaccTAATCATGATAAATTTTAGGATAAATAGAACTTGAAAAAATGTTGGTCTTATACAATAGATGGCAATTGTACTGTATTACTATTATCTGGAGTTCTAATGCTGGGACCACCAACAACCACTTAGAGGTCTGTGCTTCAGTAAAGAGTCATTAGTGTTAATCGTGTTAAGACTAAGGGTCCAGACAAAGGATTTGAGTCATTTGACCCCAGGGGAGATATGAATTTCCAGATGGTTTATAAATGAGAAATATCAAATATGTGTTTACACTCTACCAGGAGACTGAGTAACCAAAAAAAAGACTTGCAAGAGCAAACATCCGGAGTAAAGAGTCCTTATTATTTTATCAGTATCTCAAGACAGATGAGCAAATTAAAAAAGGCAACAGAGACGCTACTCTAGTTCACTAACTAACTAATATACAAACAGAAAGGTCAAAAGCtcaattttacattaatattatcCATTCCAAACCAAATCTTATGATCATTAAGGGGTGTCCCAGTGCACAAGTCTCCTATCATTGTTGGGTATGGAGAGGACCAGATGTGCAAAGTCACCCAGCACCAAGAAGTTTATTTTGTGGAAACCCATGACCACCAGGTCACAAGATTAACcctcaaataaattatataaccaTTTTTTTGAGCAAATTGAGGTAAAGGTGGCTGGTGAGagatttacaataaaaaaatacacaatttCTTATCCCACTgcaaatttaaaaaggaaaagagtgAGGCAAAAATCTAACAAGAAAAGGTCATAAAGAAagcagagagaaagaaaaaggaaatgtaGGGAAAGATGAGTACTATTACCCTCCCATATAGACCAGTTGACTCAAATAAGGTGTCATTTCTATCGTAAACAAGGCCCTGAAATCAAAACATGAGACAGCCATTTTTGAGtgacaaaacaaataataatcaaatcaaCATGCATTTCATTAACAAAGCAGTGTGCACTTCAACTAATACTTTCACAAAATGTCTCCTCAGCATAAAGCTCAACATTAATTTTTTCCAGGAAGACAATGTGGTCCATATGTTCTTGCATCCAACACTGAattcagtttttcttttatatcatttCGTATCTTCGTTATGTGCAGAAGCCAACAGTTTCTTCGAAATTAACTGAAATCCACTATACTTAAAAAGTATCCCTTTAAGGAACTTATGTTAAAATATCCCTTCGAGAGTCCTTGTGACAGCTTCTTTTCTGTAAACATTCTTCACAGAATAAATACATGgttttaataataagatattttacCAAGGGCTAATTCTTTCCAACAAATCTCTTACTTTTCCCAACTAACGTACCTAGACTTCTCATTGCATTCACTCTCCAAATGAGCTAGTTGCCTGAGAAATAACtacttgaaaataaaactaCAGAAGAAAACACAGTATGATCTTTACACAGTCATCCAATCATAGATTACCATCCATGACAAAATTGTTGACTTATGTAACTGTGTAGcgaaagttatatatataaagcaaGGTTTAGCCACATTTCTTGATATTACCAAATATTAGAGACAAATGCATTCAAGTCCGGTACAACTAGTTGTTGTAGCCGGAGAACCGAAGGCCTAATAAACCCCACACTACAATCTTAAATTTCCAGTGTGAAGCTCCAGTCCCATGGCTTGCAATTCAATCCTAGCAGTAGCGGACtgttttcaaaaactttgatcGTAAGTTCTAATTGATCAAACAGTACAACAATTTTTACACGGAAAATGAACCAAAATCGAAGTCATCAGATTAGAGTATCAACGTCATCTCTCAAAGGGCTAATTGTATAGATAAACACACAAGTCATCAAGTTGTAAACTAACTCAAAGAACGAAAGAAAAAGGTTGACCTGAGTGAAGGCCTCTGGATCATGAGGGAACACATTGACGACAGTGAACGTTCCATAGGAAGCTCTGCTTTGGAACGCGCGCCAATTGTTCGACGAAAGGACCAAGAGAGCGATGACGGAAACCATGAGGACAGCGGAGAGAAGCACGGAGAGCGTGACGTAGGACCGAGGCTTGCGCCGCGGAGGAACCGCGGCGGCCATGGGAGGATTCTGCGACTCACGGAGTCTCCGCTTCAGCGATTTGGTTCCCATGGAGGCAATGGCTCCTCATGTAAGACAGAGAGACAGCGCACGATAACAGGGGTGGTCGTGGCAGGTCAGCGATGTTTCTAACATGCGCCAGTAGTTTTTCTGTATGTAAGATCAAAGGACAGTGACAGGGTTAACGTAAATCAGATCTGACGCATATTGaccttatttaattatttataattttatatattattatatcattatttcattttatttttctattaaaaatgaagaaaaagataagtATGTTTTAGTCTGGAACTTTGATtcgtaattaaaaaaaaaaattccaacgTGATagattttaatctttaaattctaaaaataataaatataatatttttaattatattatattatattttttaaggtaTCATACATAAAACATTTTACGTTAATATATAATATCGTGTAGCACGTTTGATTTTAATATCAACTGGAAAATAGGtttgatatgttaaaaaaatataatataattgagtttaaaaagttatattgatttatttttaaaatttaaagactacaaaatatgaaagtttggaaaacaaagaattaactttacattaaaatttaagaaataaaaagcaaagtattcttcattattttttcactGTTTTCCTTTCTCTACTATTGAAAAAATAGGTGAATTTTACTTCTAACTCGAATTTTCTGCactttttgtcatttttaaaacttttgaattGATTAAGCGACGACAGTTCTCCGTTTACTCAATTGCATATACATGATACGTATAtcgataatgatatttagacaatattttttttataatattattgtggaataattttttaccATTCATACGTAATCAATGTCCAAATGttctctaaaaaaatattgtctaaatatcattatcctatatatttacattaattttcacGCATATCAATAACAACCtttcatacaattaataaactactttttaatcaattttaacgAAATAATtgtattctttaaataaatttattattctaaataagaaatagtaaaatagtaatttgagatcaattttgaataaaaaaagtcaCTGATTTATTCAGATATGAGAAAATAAGTCGATTTTAtaatatgagaaaagaaaatattactaaatttattttatgatttctttatttcaataacaagtattttaaaaactagttttttatttatttaatattattaattaattttttatttttacttattatgttacatatttttggcctattataatataagaaaagaagaataataaatttgtaagacttaattatcatattttaaaagtaatgatagtataaaaataataacacttaattattttaatattaaatagttttattataaatgagtatcattattttaaaaaatatatgatctctttagaaatatttttttaaaatttttttgactttttcataaaagtttttcttcttttctcatctCATTGAAAAATGGTATGAGTGATTCTCGTAGCGAACTTTTCAATTTagactaatatttttttgtcttgataaattaagttttgacctttttctctcttattgtttattttgttctCTCATGATTTTAGATAATTAATTCACTCATTTGTCCTAAAAAAAGTTACTTATTATAagtattaaattgaaaatatattttcatgatatacctttaaaaattatttcaaaattagttgatttttaaaataaatatttaagtaaaaaacattaaatgtttttacgttaaaaaataacatatatttaaagtactaatgtctttttttatactacttttttatttttaaatgtatcattttataatttctaattactttttcatctaataaaattaaattaaaaaaaatattttacgtttattttcttaacataaaattatttaaaaaataatatatatatttatttatgatacaACCTTCTTATACCATCATATAAAAAAACTgtaatgtaataattttatcttacaaaaaattatctctaaaaaattaaatttctaatttttatattaaattataatatgaatattattattatttttgtatatttttaatatataaagtgTTCCGATGGATAGAACTGTCCTCAAAATCTCCTTGTCGTCCGGTCTCCGTGTGTGCTCCCGCTCTTGCTAATTCCAACCGGTCGGCTACCTGTTAAAAGGgttccgacgctcaagtcaatctCCAATTTCATtgatagagatagagagagaaaggactGAAGCAGtataaatgtgcattaaatgtTCCTACCTACCATTACCtctgacctctatttatagtttttataatgGGTCGATAATTAGCTTTCTTTAATCATGGCCCAATACTAGCCCAGATATCTCTAATCCTATTTAGTTCACTAATCATGACCCAATACCGATCTGGCCATTCTGGTGTGACCGAGCGTCCTTTATCAAGAACCGTTGACGGGAGTAGCCGGGCGTCCTTCCCAGGAAACGTCGATAGGGGACCAGACGCCCTTCCCTGGAAATGTTAATAGGGATAGCCGGATGTTCTCAGGAATCGTCACAAGATGTGACCGGACGTCCTTCTCTCTACTCATCAAAGGAATGGCCAGACGTCCTCTTTAGTACATAAAggttaaattgaaatatttacataaaactctgattttaaataattattttgtaataaaataaaataaaagattgtattccatagtttattttaaatgtttaaaatatatatttataaaccatactttttaatattataaattttgttttatatacttTTGAAGGAGGGAAAAACAAACCAAAGAGTTAGGCACAGGGGAATTTGGCTCAGGATGATACCTCAGATTCTGAAGCATGCATGGTAATGGCTGAAACAAATTCTGATGTGGCAGATAACATCACACGGTACCTGGATTCTGGATGTTCATCACGTGGAACTTTGCAAGTTGAAACTCTTGGTGGAAGtaaatacttcattttttttttatgatctaACAAGAAAGATGTGGACATATCTGCTTAAGAAGAAAAGTGATGCATTTGCTGTTTTCAAGAAGTTTAGGAGTATGGCTGAAAATCAGAGTGGACAATGTGTGAAGATCTTGAAAACTGTTGGTGGTGGAGAGTATATAACGAATTCAAGAAATTTTGTGAAGAGGCTGGTATCACTCAGTATGGATGTTGTAATTGATGAGACATCATGTTAGAGTTGGAAATCAAGTAATCAAAGAAATGCTTTGGAGATATGTTACAGCCTAACATCATACTAGGTGACAATTAACAACACAACTGTTGTGGATGAACGAAGTGGTCAAAAAGTAAGAAGATCTCACATGATCAGTCAATTTTCATCACATTTCTAGGATTATGAGATGTTCAATGTCTCAGCAATCACATTTAAAGAAAATCTAGTGCACTTTGCACTAGTTGCAGAAGCTGAATCTGTAGAATTCGAATGTGCCATCAGGGATGCAAATTGGTTGAAGGCAATGCCTGAAGAAATCAACTCTATAGAAAATAATCAAACTTGGGTGTTAGTTGAAAACGGAGATACCTCTAGTAAGCTAAAAATGTAAACGGAGTTAACCTTCTCACTACTGCAaactttttcatataaaatcGTTACCTCCTCCACCACTTATCCATAGGAAAATATCAAAAACTACATCtatattcttattaaaaataaataaacgtaacaccttaaaaataaatggaacatcttaaaaataaataaatgtaattataaatggcactctatataaaaaaaaaaaaagccatgATGGATTTCAAAACCCTCAAAGAAAACCAAAGTAACACCTTTATATGTAAATAAGATTTGTTCtatgattttctattttcttgtcAATGTTATAAACAatgtaaataacaaaatttcgGGCTTTTTCAGGAAAGAAAAAATACTCAGTTGATGGATCAGTGATTTTGGCACTCTTTGTTGCGGAATCTTCAACTAAAtcagaaaaattataatcagAATCTAcaagtaaattttatatttccaaaaataaaggaaaaaaacatCACAATTACAGACACAACCTTCGGTACATTCCTTATCAGATGAAGTAGCTGACAGCAACGTATCTCAGTACAATCTGTTTCAATTATACTGACTGCATGAGAAGGTTTAGTTTCAACTATGTCAATATAATATTGCTTCTTGTTATACATTCCAATTTTACATAATTACCAACCACACTTAGAATTGAAGAGGCCTGATAACTgcagaaaaaaacaaatagcatgaaaaccattttcattccttgtAATCTGAATCCTGTTCATTCCAGTTATATGGTTCActgacaaaaaataaataaacttttaatatttgttattttagatttttgtgTATGACATCAAAatgatatatgttgttttttaataGACTTTAAATTAACGCATGTAATTATttgtaagatattttttttaatttttttgtcaatataataatatattataagaaatttcaacattttagaaataatatagttatctaaaataaaataaaagataaaaaaattggtgtaaaatactaaaataataataaaaaaaaacatacctAAAATCAAGAActtgaaaatttcaataaatttcatttttaaagtgtCAGTGTCTCAATATCcatagtaaaaattataatcatttgaacttttcaaatttaaactaaaaatttatgtataaataaaattatttccaaTCAACCATCAAGACAGTTTTAGCTATCAATCGTTCAATAATGCTAAATAGATTATTGGCACCGTTCAAAGATTTGTGCAGGTACAGATAATAACGAAATTCCAAAAATTATGGTTAAAAAAGTAAGATTCTCAACAATAGTTTATCGTAATAATGatagattattaaaataaaaattactcaccattatttattgttttttataaattttattttttttctctataaataaaaactctttttctatttaagacataaaaaatatatttttttcttccttttttcttcttttaccctcaaatatattttgaaaaattcttattatattaagaaagaCTTGCACAACAGAAATAAGTCCTTAAATTCTTAAAGACAATCATTTACACGTTTCAAAGAAAATTACTGTTCGAAATTTTCGTCGCATTAACATCTCAAGAAAAATGGTTGGAGCCTCTAAGAAAGACCTATGTTTTAAACCATTAGCAATACCAATGCAAGTACAGATATGAAGAAATTCTAAGACATTCTTAGGTGAAAGGttcttaaaatgatattatatttctCAACAACCGTAACCATTGGTTACATTTTacagtttttttattgtatcaCTCACACACAAGTTcttcatcaaaacaaaaaaacgcCATCATCAACAAAGTAACATTGCTTAACCAGAAATTTCAATGGACTTCACCTCAGCTTTCTTAACCTCTTCCTTAGGAACAGTGACAGTAAGAACCCCATCTTCCATTGAAGCCTTCACCTGATCAACTTTTGCATTCTCCGGCAATCTGAACTTCCTCAAGAACTTCCCACTGCTACGCTCCACACGATGCCACGTGTCATTCTTGTCTTCCTTCTCAACGTTCCTCTCTCCGCTTATCTGGAGAACCCTATCATCTTCTATCTCAACCTTCACTTCCTCCTTCTTCAGTCCCGGAATCTCAGCCTTGAACACGTGTGCCTCTGGCGTCTCCTTCCAATCCACACGGGTGCTCACAAATGCAGAATTTTGACGAGAAAATTCGGGAAAGGAAGCAGAAAGAGAATTGTTGAAAGGGAAATCCTTGAAGGGATCCCACACGTCCATGGAAAAAGGATCAAAGACGTTGCTCCTTCGGCCGATGATACTTGGAATCAGAGACATCTTGAATTTCTATAACAAACGAAATCCGAAAGCTGGAAAATTTGGTGAAATGGGAAACACTTAATTCTTGGTTCGATGATGTGTAGAGGAACTGATGATGCAGTATTTATAGAAAGTGAAAGGATAATTTAGAATGTTCCAGAATTCTGTATTCTCCTTGGTTTCTTTTCCCAGCTTTCAGTTTTTTCCACAAACTTCTACTTTTACCCAGTATGATTGAGAAGGTTCTAGTCTTTTATTTACATCATCCGGTTTCTTTTTCTAACATTAGTAGtgtaatgaaatttaatatgtaaaataattaaatttaaataaataataatttaaaagcaaaacaataaataataatttttatttaataaataattaaatttaaataatgattatttaaaatataaaaatataaatatagatattttaatttattttaagattaaaattgaaaaacaaatatgtacaaaaataagaagaatTCGTAATTTTGGTCCAAGCAGCACAATACGTGTCACCGGTAAAAGCCAAATAGTAGAATTCTACATTACCCAATAAACAAGTATTATCTTCTATTTAAGTTTTAGCATAATCATGCCCTAAATTATATTGTATTGAAAATTGTTAcaatcactttttttattactttcataattattatatttacatatgcttaattacataaatatatcacattttacagcaatttaatatatatatatatatatatatatatatatataaaagaatcacaaaaaatttaataatcaaattatacaaaaaatatcaattaaaaatataacataaaaagtttaaaaaagtaaaaaaaagaaattataataagttttaataatgtttacataaaatttaaaaaattcattaatcatgtttttttatgttttgctaATTATTAACGTGACATCCCAATAATATTATAAGACATGTATATATAGTCTAAGACGTCGTcacatataataaagaaaacaattaaagatGTACTGAAGTTTAAGGATCACAGtcattcaaatttttaaagaaatttaaaaactttaaacaaaataaagttcttcaaaataacagGAGTTGCTAAGGTTCAGAGACATAAGGAAACTAAAGATCCAGAGTATCTAGGCAGCTGCATCTTCATTCTCC
Coding sequences:
- the LOC106765882 gene encoding 18.5 kDa class I heat shock protein-like, which codes for MSLIPSIIGRRSNVFDPFSMDVWDPFKDFPFNNSLSASFPEFSRQNSAFVSTRVDWKETPEAHVFKAEIPGLKKEEVKVEIEDDRVLQISGERNVEKEDKNDTWHRVERSSGKFLRKFRLPENAKVDQVKASMEDGVLTVTVPKEEVKKAEVKSIEISG